GCCGCGAGCTTCATGCACGCTCGAAGATCGATTGTTGGTTGCGAGTCGACGTCCTGAGTTTCGGCGTTTCCCAGACCACCGGGCGATGCACGTTGGATTGCTCGGTAGGTCAGGACAGCATCTTCAACGCTGAGTTGCTTCAGCACGTCTTCGATGCCGTCTTCAAGTAACGTGTCTTCCGGCACCGCAGCCAGTGGAGTCAGCAACAGAATGATGCCGAGGTTCGTGTTGTGATCGACAACACGCTGAGTCGCTGCAACGGCCTGCAGAATGGTCTGCCCGATTGTTGCCGCAGATACATCCGCGATCACGGGTGCGATCGCTTTGGCTGACGCGACAAAGTCGTCGGCTGTGGCGTTTGCAAAACTGTGGGCGGGCGAAACGTTGCCGGGCTTAACGGCAGACACTTCGGCGACACAGGCGTTTTGCACGCAGGTTCGCAGGCGAGTTTTCCAGGTGTTAGACATAAATCAGGCCGCGGCGTAAACCGGTGGATTCGTGCAGGGCGAACAAAAAAGGTTCGCCGAGAACACAAGAAGCCCGGCTTTTCGAAAAAGCCGGGCTTCGGAAGTGACATCATGAATCGGATTGCGGGCTATTCCAGAATCATATCCTTCACCGATTTTCCGCCGGGGATCATCGGCAGTACGTGTTCCTGGTAAACGCAGATCACGTCCAGCAGGTACGGCCCGTCGTGTTCCAGCATTTCTTTCAGAGCCGCAGGGAACTCAGCCTTACTTCGGACTCGTCGCGACTTCACGCCATAC
This DNA window, taken from Fuerstiella marisgermanici, encodes the following:
- a CDS encoding triphosphoribosyl-dephospho-CoA synthase; amino-acid sequence: MSNTWKTRLRTCVQNACVAEVSAVKPGNVSPAHSFANATADDFVASAKAIAPVIADVSAATIGQTILQAVAATQRVVDHNTNLGIILLLTPLAAVPEDTLLEDGIEDVLKQLSVEDAVLTYRAIQRASPGGLGNAETQDVDSQPTIDLRACMKLAADRDLIAAQYTNGFHDVLHVGLPLLLQTAKWDGKFQYRAAWLAVRLLAEFGDSLIARKCGKDISDEAQNLAQQVVDSGWPHQAGTDPVYMQLDRFLKLDGNRRNPGTTADMIAALFFAALRNGHCRFNELTNELMFIHD